A single genomic interval of Brevibacillus brevis harbors:
- a CDS encoding ABC transporter ATP-binding protein yields the protein MLIAENVRKIYRVKEKKGWFRQQWTEVEAVADLSFRMVPGKIIGLLGINGAGKTTTIKMCSTLLTPTSGTITVDGYDAVKDDRFVKAKVNMIAGGERMLYWRLTGRENLQYFGSLYGLQGQALRHRIDSLLLQVGLYEAANTPVERYSKGMKQRLQIARGLINDPRYLFLDEPTLGLDAPIARQLRKHVSELASQHGKAILLTSHYIHEVEELCDEVYIIDKGRLVAHDTPEHLTKSLHLDTALQVVIPSLSDSLDYDLRQLALDYGGSREIAETDEQTWEVTLRGKTDMTTPLLSLLAAHQSPVLRLSTQQPSLEDVILHMADRRGA from the coding sequence ATGCTGATTGCAGAAAATGTACGGAAGATATACCGGGTGAAGGAGAAAAAAGGCTGGTTTCGCCAGCAATGGACAGAGGTCGAGGCAGTTGCTGATCTGTCCTTTCGCATGGTACCAGGCAAAATCATTGGATTGTTAGGCATTAATGGCGCAGGAAAAACAACCACAATCAAGATGTGCTCCACACTGCTCACCCCGACCAGCGGCACGATCACGGTAGACGGATATGACGCGGTTAAGGACGATCGGTTCGTCAAGGCCAAGGTCAACATGATCGCAGGGGGCGAGCGCATGCTGTACTGGCGGCTGACAGGGCGGGAAAACCTGCAATATTTCGGCAGTCTGTACGGTTTGCAAGGGCAGGCCTTGCGCCATCGGATCGATTCATTGCTCTTGCAGGTTGGCCTGTATGAGGCTGCCAACACTCCCGTCGAGCGATATTCCAAGGGCATGAAGCAGCGACTACAAATCGCCCGCGGCCTGATCAATGATCCGCGTTACCTGTTCCTGGACGAACCGACTCTCGGCTTGGACGCCCCCATCGCCCGGCAGCTTCGCAAGCATGTGAGTGAGCTCGCTTCTCAGCATGGAAAAGCCATTTTGTTGACCAGCCACTACATTCATGAGGTAGAAGAGCTTTGCGATGAGGTATATATCATCGATAAAGGAAGGCTTGTAGCGCATGATACACCGGAGCACCTGACCAAATCGCTCCACCTGGATACTGCCTTACAGGTAGTGATCCCCTCACTTTCCGACTCGCTCGATTACGATCTGCGCCAGCTAGCTCTGGATTACGGCGGCTCGCGTGAAATCGCAGAAACAGACGAGCAAACCTGGGAAGTGACGTTACGGGGAAAAACGGATATGACGACTCCGCTGCTTTCCCTCTTGGCTGCTCATCAATCCCCTGTCTTGCGTCTCTCTACCCAACAGCCATCACTGGAGGACGTCATCCTGCACATGGCAGATCGGAGGGGGGCATGA
- a CDS encoding TetR/AcrR family transcriptional regulator yields MSSSKSLTSSEKLMTAAIDLIAERGYNGVTTQEIATAAGLSEKTLFRHFGSKRNLLESAFDRFHYTEGLTKLFAEKLTWDLREDLLLISRTYHEMMNRNRKMILISIKDEAHLPGFRERTQKHPRQLMVLFTDYFKEMGKKGKMIQTNPEAQATAFMVMNFGAFLNDLDGTSNFSGVSLDAFIEESVEIFARGLTP; encoded by the coding sequence ATGAGCAGCAGCAAAAGTCTTACAAGCAGCGAAAAACTGATGACAGCCGCAATCGATCTCATCGCGGAAAGAGGCTACAACGGCGTAACCACGCAAGAAATTGCCACAGCGGCAGGATTGAGCGAGAAGACGTTGTTTCGTCACTTCGGCAGCAAGCGGAATTTGCTGGAGAGCGCCTTTGACCGTTTTCATTACACGGAAGGACTGACAAAGCTTTTCGCGGAGAAGCTTACCTGGGATTTGCGCGAGGATTTGCTTTTAATCAGCCGAACGTATCACGAAATGATGAACCGCAATCGGAAAATGATCTTGATTAGCATTAAGGATGAGGCCCATTTGCCCGGCTTCCGCGAGCGGACCCAAAAGCACCCGCGACAGTTGATGGTACTGTTTACAGATTACTTCAAAGAGATGGGCAAAAAGGGCAAGATGATCCAAACGAACCCGGAGGCACAGGCGACTGCCTTTATGGTTATGAATTTCGGGGCGTTTTTGAACGATCTGGATGGCACTAGCAATTTTTCAGGGGTATCTCTGGATGCATTTATCGAAGAGAGTGTAGAGATTTTTGCTAGGGGTTTGACTCCCTAG
- a CDS encoding MFS transporter, whose amino-acid sequence MEVTKTQQNRDILIRILMFTLVISSMSALVFNIALPEISKEFGLSIAQVSWLSTAYGLLYAIGTVTYGKLADRYKLKNLLTFGLLVFTAGSFFGLVSDSFAMALFGRCLQAVGAAVIPATAMLIPLRYFPPERRGSVLGRTAVGLALGGALGPVVAALIVSFAHWRWLFSIPLLFLLTLPFYRKYLDDEEIASGGKFDWVGGSLLAISVTSLLLGVTNGSWWFALGSLVTLLLFVVRIRSVADPFVQPKVFANKQYTIGILMAFLINGMGISLYYLSPLLLAQVQQLSTSWIGFVMVPAAIASALLGRVGGKLADRRGNVFLYFVASSLLIGCFGLLSTFTSASVIGIALFLILGNVGQSFMQISMANSISRTLTKEQAGVGMGIFSMLSFISMGIASAVYSKVIDLGAATNWNPVNPYTSGFIYSNIYLMIALMHVCLIVFYYFQFGRAKRQSLIADS is encoded by the coding sequence ATGGAAGTGACAAAAACGCAGCAAAACAGGGACATATTAATCCGAATCTTGATGTTTACCTTGGTCATATCCTCCATGAGTGCCCTGGTGTTTAACATTGCACTCCCCGAAATTAGCAAGGAGTTTGGTTTGAGCATAGCGCAGGTGAGCTGGCTATCGACCGCATATGGATTGTTGTACGCGATCGGAACCGTGACGTATGGCAAGCTGGCGGATCGATACAAGCTCAAGAATTTATTGACGTTCGGACTCTTGGTGTTTACGGCTGGTTCGTTTTTCGGTTTGGTCTCCGATTCCTTTGCGATGGCTCTATTCGGGAGATGCTTGCAGGCAGTAGGGGCGGCTGTCATTCCGGCGACTGCAATGCTCATTCCATTGCGATACTTCCCGCCGGAGCGCAGGGGTTCTGTTTTAGGAAGAACGGCAGTAGGATTGGCTCTTGGCGGTGCACTCGGTCCTGTGGTCGCGGCGTTAATCGTCAGCTTTGCCCATTGGCGCTGGCTGTTTTCCATACCGCTCCTGTTCTTGCTTACGCTGCCGTTCTACCGCAAATATCTGGACGATGAGGAGATCGCGTCTGGTGGGAAGTTTGATTGGGTGGGTGGCTCCTTACTTGCAATCAGCGTGACGTCACTGCTTTTGGGAGTAACGAATGGATCGTGGTGGTTTGCATTGGGCAGTTTGGTTACTTTGCTCCTGTTCGTCGTACGTATTCGTTCGGTAGCTGATCCGTTTGTACAGCCGAAGGTTTTTGCCAACAAGCAGTATACAATCGGGATTCTGATGGCATTTCTCATAAATGGAATGGGGATATCGCTTTATTATCTCAGTCCGCTACTCTTGGCTCAGGTGCAGCAGTTATCGACGAGCTGGATCGGTTTTGTGATGGTTCCAGCGGCCATCGCTTCGGCATTGCTTGGCCGTGTGGGAGGAAAGCTCGCGGACAGGCGGGGGAATGTTTTTTTGTATTTCGTTGCGTCTAGCTTACTGATTGGCTGCTTTGGGTTGCTGTCTACTTTTACAAGCGCCTCGGTTATAGGCATTGCGCTTTTCTTGATCCTAGGCAATGTAGGGCAGTCTTTTATGCAAATCTCGATGGCGAACTCGATCTCGAGGACGTTGACGAAGGAGCAGGCGGGAGTAGGCATGGGAATCTTTTCAATGCTGAGCTTCATTTCCATGGGGATCGCGTCTGCGGTATACAGCAAGGTTATCGATCTTGGCGCGGCTACCAATTGGAACCCGGTGAATCCTTATACGAGCGGCTTTATTTACAGCAATATTTATTTGATGATTGCCCTGATGCACGTGTGTCTTATCGTCTTCTACTACTTTCAGTTTGGTAGGGCCAAGAGACAAAGCCTTATAGCGGATAGCTGA
- a CDS encoding DUF4129 domain-containing protein, whose protein sequence is MTLSLMGRWTLAFWLEAMLTGVFLVLFGYMTAGFGQLLSFCLVAAILLMAGSWLYHSGGGRFMLHLLLYPLVFVIGMGSYYLYDSWLIALILAAVYFWRVQSAASEGYRHDSLQRRFVLALMAGLIQLVLTVLYTSIVDPGSYSLASSFSMLVLITLSYIFVAIVAFVLREGSLSTRLPARISLLLGSQVLGTRFLLIAGYLAVGSIVLSLIYWIWSWIKGPVSAGLYTLFEPVLIFIVELFERLYERANQKQANIQVLMESAGPREDNPVVQIQLGESLFSVLQPYLIIAFILACVILLGRYIWKKRFKGTITLEKEVAAAQNTVLTTVPPSSSEESVEDGSAKWFKQPVGPEDDPTRYAYYQFLVLMEKQGMPIELHETPQEFFNRLREQSLLDAAQLDAVARITRYYQQYRYQEKSLPEADLTAMQQAVQTLGSRFSEM, encoded by the coding sequence ATGACACTCTCCTTGATGGGGCGCTGGACGCTCGCATTTTGGCTAGAGGCAATGCTGACTGGCGTTTTCCTTGTCTTGTTTGGGTATATGACAGCAGGCTTTGGTCAACTGCTCTCGTTTTGCCTAGTCGCAGCGATCCTGCTCATGGCGGGGAGCTGGCTGTACCATAGTGGCGGCGGTCGCTTTATGCTCCATCTGTTGCTGTACCCCCTTGTGTTTGTCATAGGAATGGGCAGCTACTATCTCTACGATTCCTGGCTCATCGCGCTTATATTGGCTGCTGTTTATTTCTGGAGAGTACAAAGTGCTGCATCGGAAGGATATCGACATGACAGTCTGCAACGCAGATTTGTTCTGGCGCTGATGGCGGGTCTGATACAGCTCGTGTTAACAGTGCTTTACACCTCCATCGTTGACCCGGGTTCCTATTCGCTCGCATCTTCTTTTTCCATGCTCGTCCTCATTACTCTCAGCTATATTTTTGTGGCGATTGTGGCGTTCGTGCTGCGGGAAGGATCACTTTCTACTAGGTTGCCTGCCCGCATTAGCTTGCTACTCGGCAGTCAAGTGCTGGGCACTCGTTTTCTTTTGATCGCGGGTTATTTGGCTGTCGGTTCTATCGTACTTAGTCTCATCTATTGGATATGGAGTTGGATAAAAGGACCTGTCAGCGCTGGACTGTATACGCTCTTTGAGCCTGTGCTTATTTTCATTGTGGAATTGTTTGAACGGTTGTACGAGAGGGCAAACCAAAAACAGGCAAACATACAGGTTCTCATGGAAAGTGCGGGGCCAAGAGAAGATAATCCAGTGGTCCAGATACAGCTCGGAGAATCACTCTTTTCTGTTCTACAGCCCTACTTAATCATTGCCTTCATCCTTGCCTGTGTGATCCTGCTCGGCCGATACATATGGAAAAAGCGCTTCAAGGGGACGATTACGCTGGAAAAAGAAGTGGCGGCTGCACAAAATACCGTATTGACCACTGTTCCTCCCTCTTCCAGTGAAGAAAGCGTAGAAGATGGCTCTGCTAAATGGTTCAAACAGCCCGTTGGCCCAGAGGATGATCCAACCAGGTACGCCTACTATCAATTTCTCGTCCTCATGGAGAAGCAAGGAATGCCAATCGAGCTGCATGAGACACCCCAAGAGTTTTTCAATCGCCTGCGCGAACAGTCCTTGCTAGATGCAGCTCAGCTAGATGCAGTCGCTCGCATCACACGTTACTATCAGCAATATCGCTATCAGGAAAAGTCGCTTCCCGAAGCGGATTTGACAGCGATGCAGCAAGCTGTGCAGACGCTCGGCTCTCGTTTCTCCGAGATGTAA
- a CDS encoding ABC transporter permease codes for MFHVAKATFIRNTRVMIRAYPWSFVIGHIFSGVYTVLFAFFAYHYVFAGQLDENFAHLTGSSDYLSYAILGGAFYAFAVSTLMNVSRSLITELREGTLEAVLLTPSLRRGYFLGNVAQQLMRTLFEFSVIVLVGALFGLTLSHTNVWSAVLVWILSTGAFFCQALVLGSLMLWFRDTYITQNTLFAVMAFVSGVTFPIPYLPEWVQPLGLIMPLAPALDAFRQCVIQGAPLHAVSPQLFHMAALSLIYLVIGVWGIRRMEKRVMESIFG; via the coding sequence GTGTTTCATGTCGCCAAAGCTACCTTTATCCGCAATACCCGCGTAATGATTCGTGCCTATCCGTGGTCGTTTGTCATCGGCCACATTTTTTCCGGGGTATATACGGTGCTGTTCGCCTTCTTCGCCTATCACTATGTATTTGCCGGGCAGTTGGACGAGAATTTCGCACATCTCACCGGCTCGTCCGATTACTTGTCGTACGCCATCCTCGGCGGAGCTTTTTATGCGTTTGCCGTCTCTACCTTGATGAATGTCAGCCGCTCACTCATTACAGAGCTGCGGGAAGGGACCTTGGAGGCGGTATTACTCACCCCTTCCTTGCGCAGGGGGTACTTTTTGGGGAATGTCGCTCAACAGCTCATGCGTACTTTGTTCGAATTTTCCGTGATTGTTCTTGTAGGGGCGTTGTTCGGACTCACGCTCTCTCATACGAACGTATGGAGCGCCGTCCTTGTCTGGATATTGTCTACAGGGGCTTTCTTTTGCCAGGCGCTCGTATTGGGCAGTCTCATGCTTTGGTTCCGCGATACGTACATCACACAAAACACGCTGTTTGCTGTGATGGCCTTTGTCAGTGGGGTGACGTTTCCGATTCCGTATTTGCCTGAATGGGTACAACCACTCGGTCTTATCATGCCGCTCGCGCCTGCGCTGGATGCATTTCGGCAATGCGTGATTCAAGGAGCGCCGCTGCATGCTGTTTCCCCACAGCTTTTTCATATGGCAGCCTTGTCCCTCATCTATCTCGTCATTGGGGTGTGGGGCATACGTCGGATGGAAAAACGCGTCATGGAATCGATTTTTGGATAA
- a CDS encoding ABC transporter permease, producing MKQLGSLLLAEIIKEHRHSFHSKMIYFSLLVWPVINFVTAYYSFAPFRMGADSPLARFISYEQLPLFLLTGYLGYIFYWCLVQSSWQMSFERQAGTMEMIFISPVNRLAFLYGRSLSSLIEGVWLFFCFVLLALFFVDGIQLSGWWAPPLAFLILLVSAIVWGGFLCVLFLFSRDSSFLYTVLDEPMLIFSGVRLPPMAFPVWAKVISFCFPLTYALQLIRELLMEGASLQTMLPSMGLLAAVLLVLVTATVVLLKQAEKHMKKTGNMVMY from the coding sequence ATGAAACAGCTAGGTAGCCTGCTTTTGGCCGAAATCATCAAGGAGCATCGCCATTCGTTTCACAGCAAAATGATCTACTTCTCGCTCTTGGTCTGGCCCGTCATCAATTTCGTGACCGCGTATTATTCATTTGCCCCGTTTCGGATGGGAGCTGATTCCCCTCTTGCCCGGTTCATTAGCTACGAGCAGTTGCCGCTGTTCCTGTTGACTGGCTATTTAGGCTACATCTTTTATTGGTGCCTGGTACAGTCGTCGTGGCAAATGAGCTTTGAACGGCAAGCAGGGACCATGGAAATGATCTTCATCAGCCCGGTCAACCGGCTCGCTTTTCTGTATGGGCGCTCGCTTTCCTCGCTGATCGAAGGGGTCTGGCTGTTCTTTTGCTTTGTCCTGCTAGCCTTGTTTTTTGTCGATGGCATTCAACTGAGCGGCTGGTGGGCGCCTCCACTCGCCTTCCTCATCTTGCTGGTATCGGCCATCGTCTGGGGCGGCTTTCTCTGTGTGCTCTTTCTGTTTTCACGCGATTCGAGCTTTCTCTACACCGTTCTGGATGAACCGATGCTGATCTTTTCCGGTGTCCGTCTGCCCCCGATGGCCTTTCCGGTTTGGGCCAAGGTCATTTCCTTTTGCTTTCCCCTGACCTACGCCCTTCAGTTGATTCGCGAGCTGCTGATGGAGGGAGCGTCGTTGCAAACAATGCTGCCGAGTATGGGACTTCTAGCCGCCGTCTTGCTGGTGCTCGTGACGGCGACCGTCGTGTTGTTGAAGCAAGCGGAGAAGCATATGAAAAAGACTGGGAACATGGTGATGTATTAG
- a CDS encoding ArsR/SmtB family transcription factor: MQDLPDWLRKHLHVAYIPGHEFFLSLHVLAKPEHHTSRLHWAEELLTALPAPLLKKLHYFSSMSNQFLDAMDFLAPWEECFEHSVEAALERVQAMDAGEFAQLMIGPVYHPRQLHAWMQGRTDEIFDELKPEHRELMRHPLSTKRSFLEFCYDYLPFFQTEERRIEPWLVRAVHEAQEQIKLDPIPFLSQIHPRLKVHEDFLQFHKAKTYTFGYSELARIHLRVSTFIAPHLLLGIYDDHISVCLSVDVPGTKATSVIPADFISKMKVFSDPTRTAILKSLLAHPYCTQQLADLHNISEPAVNKHLNLLVETGFIWSERRGRYVFYRAITSRLEQLAVDLHEFIDMPVPGVVSPPASSHPPERRK, encoded by the coding sequence GTGCAAGATTTGCCTGACTGGCTGCGTAAGCATCTTCATGTCGCATACATACCCGGCCATGAGTTTTTCTTAAGTCTCCATGTACTTGCCAAGCCGGAGCATCACACCTCCCGCTTGCATTGGGCGGAGGAGTTGCTCACTGCTTTACCTGCCCCGCTCTTGAAAAAGCTTCACTATTTTAGTTCCATGTCCAATCAGTTTCTCGATGCCATGGACTTCTTAGCACCGTGGGAGGAGTGCTTTGAGCATTCGGTTGAGGCCGCATTGGAGCGTGTACAGGCGATGGATGCAGGCGAGTTTGCCCAGCTCATGATCGGTCCCGTCTATCATCCCAGACAGCTTCATGCTTGGATGCAAGGACGTACAGACGAGATTTTTGATGAGCTGAAACCGGAGCATCGGGAGCTTATGCGCCATCCACTCTCGACCAAGCGCAGTTTTCTGGAGTTTTGCTACGACTACCTGCCTTTTTTCCAGACAGAAGAACGGCGGATTGAACCGTGGCTCGTCCGCGCCGTACATGAGGCACAAGAGCAGATCAAGCTTGATCCGATTCCGTTTTTGTCACAGATACACCCGCGCTTGAAGGTGCACGAAGACTTCTTGCAATTTCATAAAGCAAAAACGTACACATTTGGCTATTCGGAGCTAGCGCGTATCCATTTGCGTGTCTCTACTTTTATTGCGCCGCATTTGTTGCTCGGCATTTACGACGACCATATCTCTGTGTGCTTATCCGTAGACGTTCCCGGCACCAAAGCCACCTCGGTGATTCCCGCTGACTTCATCAGCAAAATGAAGGTGTTCAGTGACCCGACGCGGACAGCGATTCTCAAATCGTTATTGGCTCATCCTTACTGCACGCAGCAGTTGGCTGACCTGCACAACATTAGTGAGCCTGCCGTCAACAAGCACTTGAATCTGTTGGTAGAAACAGGCTTTATCTGGAGTGAACGACGGGGACGGTATGTGTTTTACCGCGCGATTACATCAAGGCTGGAACAGCTCGCCGTCGATTTGCATGAGTTCATCGATATGCCTGTTCCCGGAGTTGTCTCTCCACCTGCTTCATCACATCCCCCAGAACGGAGGAAATAA
- a CDS encoding DUF58 domain-containing protein encodes MSKWVSLEWSSDQTRVLSGTPVHVTVRLHNRSWLPLPVTWLRFTLPEHVSVEGADEVRILNHRTSVRLRFDLPMRQSATRSLIFIPNKRGTVWLTDVQSETLPLLGEEPTALTLSISFSLLVYPLPLALSPVVLAETEPDGNRLSRQRQQDDVTFQRGVRSYMPGDRFKHIHWKATAKTGSLETRLFEYTAHPNWRIVGHILPSYEPMMQKYNDTSNERTISCLASLAGLCRRKSVGYELYLTVKQRGREHFHLPTGSGKAHHLHVMTQLAQIHHFVTTPLAPVLRRLEGAPGKEAILIVTPRMDPSVQASAERLVQRGHQVAVLDVSSDPVIIQRFEHARLKKRSVMMG; translated from the coding sequence ATGTCCAAATGGGTGTCACTCGAATGGTCCAGTGATCAAACGCGCGTCCTGTCAGGGACACCCGTGCACGTTACAGTTCGCTTGCACAATCGTTCGTGGCTGCCTTTGCCTGTTACCTGGCTTCGCTTCACACTGCCGGAGCATGTCTCGGTGGAAGGCGCAGACGAGGTGCGAATCCTCAATCATCGGACTAGCGTTCGCCTGCGGTTTGATCTGCCGATGCGACAAAGTGCTACACGCTCCTTAATTTTCATCCCGAACAAGCGAGGCACAGTCTGGCTGACGGATGTCCAATCCGAGACATTGCCATTATTGGGCGAGGAGCCTACCGCTTTGACATTGTCGATTTCCTTTTCCTTGCTGGTCTATCCGCTGCCTCTTGCTCTTTCTCCCGTCGTGCTCGCTGAAACGGAACCGGACGGGAATCGGCTATCTCGTCAGCGCCAGCAGGACGATGTCACGTTTCAGCGTGGCGTTCGGTCGTACATGCCAGGCGACCGTTTCAAGCATATCCATTGGAAGGCGACCGCCAAAACAGGCTCACTGGAGACACGTCTTTTCGAGTATACAGCCCATCCGAACTGGCGAATCGTCGGGCATATCCTGCCCTCCTATGAACCGATGATGCAAAAGTATAACGACACCTCCAATGAACGGACGATCTCGTGTCTTGCGTCTTTGGCTGGCCTGTGCAGGAGAAAATCGGTCGGATACGAGTTGTACCTCACTGTGAAACAACGAGGACGCGAACATTTTCATTTGCCTACAGGAAGTGGCAAGGCGCACCATCTGCACGTCATGACTCAACTGGCGCAAATCCATCATTTTGTGACAACGCCACTGGCGCCTGTTCTTCGCCGATTAGAGGGGGCACCTGGAAAGGAAGCCATTCTCATTGTGACACCACGAATGGACCCATCTGTACAAGCCTCGGCGGAGCGCCTTGTTCAACGCGGTCATCAGGTTGCAGTGCTGGATGTTTCTTCTGACCCTGTCATCATCCAGCGTTTTGAGCATGCTCGCTTGAAAAAAAGGAGCGTGATGATGGGATGA